The following proteins are encoded in a genomic region of Brachypodium distachyon strain Bd21 chromosome 1, Brachypodium_distachyon_v3.0, whole genome shotgun sequence:
- the LOC100827008 gene encoding bZIP transcription factor 16, whose amino-acid sequence MGKGDGTTRSKSQKSSATQNEQSTPTNPPTAYPDWSQFQAYYNVPGTAPMTPPAFYHSAVAPSPQGHPYMWGPQMMPPYGTPPPYATMYAQGTPYQQAPMPPGSHPYSPYPVQASNGTVQTPPSGAGGSETDKSSKNKRKTPLKRSKGSLGSLDVVTVKNKMSPAKPLASSSNEGSSQSESGSGSYSEGSSTNSKSGSRTKDEHGQGNDASNKGATASSAVEPTQVSSGPVVLNPMMPYWPVPPPMAGPAGPATGVNMGMDYWGAPTSVPMHGKVAAAPTSAPSSNSRDIILSDPAIKDEREVKRQKRKQSNRESARRSRLRKQAEWEEVANRADLLKQENSSLKEELKRLQEKCDSLTSENTSLHEKLKELDGEKSNGNSCKQ is encoded by the exons ATGGGAAAGGGAGATGGGACCACCAGGTCCAAATCTCAGAAATCGTCAGCAACACAG AATGAACAGAGTACACCTACTAATCCTCCTACAGCATATCCTGATTGGTCTCAGTTTCAG GCGTACTATAATGTCCCTGGTACAGCTCCAATGACCCCACCGGCTTTTTATCATTCAGCTGTGGCCCCAAGTCCTCAGGGGCACCCGTACATGTGGGGTCCACAG ATGATGCCTCCTTACGGGACACCACCACCATACGCAACTATGTATGCTCAAGGCACACCGTATCAGCAGGCGCCTATGCCACCG GGTTCACACCCATACAGTCCTTATCCTGTTCAAGCATCAAATGGGACAGTTCAAACTCCT CCATCTGGTGCTGGCGGATCAGAGACAGACAAGTCTAGCAAAAATAAGCGGAAGACTCCTTTGAAGAGATCCAAAGGAAGCTTAGGTAGTCTGGATGTAGTTACagtgaaaaacaaaatgtcaCCTGCGAAACCTTTAGCTTCATCCTCAAATGAAGGTTCCTCACAAAG CGAGAGTGGAAGTGGAAGTTATTCTGAAGGAAGCAGTACAAATTCCAAAAGT GGTTCACGGACAAAGGATGAGCATGGCCAGGGTAACG ATGCTAGCAACAAAGGAGCCACTGCTAGCTCTGCAGTTGAGCCCACACAGGTGTCTTCTGGGCCGGTTGTGCTTAACCCTATGATGCCATATTGGCCTGTTCCCCCTCCCATGGCTGGCCCAGCTGGCCCAGCAACTGGTGTAAACATGGGGATGGATTACTGGGGTGCTCCTACTTCTGTACCCATGCATGGTAAAGTTGCTGCAGCACCAACGTCAGCTCCTTCGTCAAATTCACGTGATATTATTCTCAGTGATCCTGCCATAAAG GACGAGCGAGAAGTAAAGAGGCAGAAACGAAAGCAATCAAATAGAGAATCAGCTCGCCGTTCAAGATTGCGCAAGCAG GCTGAATGGGAGGAAGTAGCCAATCGAGCTGACTTGCTAAAGCAGGAGAACAGTTCACTTAAAGAAGAATTGAAACGACTTCAGGAGAAGTGTGATAGCTTGACCTCAGAAAATACATCTCTGCAT GAAAAGCTTAAAGAGCTTGATGGTGAGAAATCAAATGGAAATTCGTGTAAACAGTGA
- the LOC100826381 gene encoding translocase of chloroplast 34, chloroplastic — translation MATPIPREWVGLQQFPAATQTKLHELLGKLKEENVSTLTILVMGKGGVGKSSTVNSIVGERVANVSAFQSEGLRPMMCSRTRAGFTLNVIDTPGLIEGGYINEQAVEIIKRFLLDKTIDVLLYVDRLDAYRMDTLDEQVIRAITNSFGKDIWRRTLVVLTHAQLSPPDGLEYSDFFTRRSESLLRYIRSGAGIGKRELADFPLPLALVENSGRCKTNENGEKILPDGTPWVPNLMKEITVVVSNGSKPIHVDQKLIDGPNPNNRWKMYIPLILAVQYFFVVKGIRRAIHSDISNGKLDDWEQRYRDLVGSGNPVDQRVSSSRNPKA, via the exons ATGGCGACGCCGATACCCCGTGAGTGGGTAGGGCTGCAGCAGTTTCCGGCGGCCACCCAGACTAAGCTGCACGAGCTCCTCGGCAAGCTTAAGGAGGAG AATGTGAGCACATTGACGATTCTGGTGATGGGGAAGGGCGGTGTGGGGAAGTCGTCCACTGTCAACTCCATTGTCGGAGAGAGGGTCGCTAATGTCAGCGCCTTTCAG TCTGAGGGTTTGAGGCCTATGATGTGCTCCCGCACCAGGGCCGGATTCACCTTGAATGTTATCGACACTCCTGGTCTGATTGAAGGTGGATACATCAATGAGCAGGCTGTTGAGATCATCAAGAG GTTTCTTCTGGACAAGACTATTGATGTCCTCCTGTACGTGGATCGCCTGGATGCGTATAGAATGGATACATTAGACGAGCAAGTTATAAGAGCCATCACTAATTCATTTGGAAAGGACATATGGCGAAGAACATTGGTTGTTTTGACCCATGCCCAACTCTCGCCGCCTGATGGACTTGAATACAGTGATTTCTTTACAAGAAGATCAGAGTCACTTCTGCGATATATCCGTTCTGGTGCAGGAATCGGCAAACGAGAACTTGCG GATTTTCCCTTGCCGTTAGCACTGGTGGAGAATAGTGGCAGGTGTAAGACCAATGAGAACGGGGAGAAG ATTCTTCCTGATGGAACCCCATGGGTTCCTAACTTGATGAAAGAAATTACTGTTGTGGTCTCAAATGGGAGCAAGCCCATTCATGTTGATCAGAAGTTGATCGATGGTCCAAATCCCAACAATCGCTGGAAGATGTACATACCTCTCATCCTTGCGGTGCAG TACTTTTTCGTGGTAAAAGGAATCCGAAGGGCAATTCATTCTGACATTTCGAATGGGAAGCTGGATGACTGGGAGCAGCGTTATAGAGACTTGGTTGGAAGCGGTAACCCTGTAGACCAGAGAGTTTCATCATCCCGCAACCCGAAGGCCTGA
- the LOC100826072 gene encoding U-box domain-containing protein 21, producing MALLARRAARRSAASTKAAAPPAAVAVELSIPAHFRCPISLDLMRDPVTAPTGITYDRESIEAWLDTGRAAVCPVTHAPLRHEDLVPNHAIRRVIQDWCVANRSRGVERIPTPKIPLTPVQASELLFDLAESRDTAAAIARVRALARDSERNRRCLVSVGAGRVLASALASLAADGETPAAALEDVLAALVCMTPLDDEAARILATPTSLGSLVAIAENGSLAGRLNAVLVIKEIVSCIQLTGNVVEELVDALAKVIKAPICPQATKAAMVATYHLASSSERAAAHAAGAGLVPVLVESLVGADKSAAEKALAVLDAVLASEEGRTSARAHALTVPVLVKKMFRVSDLATELAVSAMWRLGRGAKESEEGEATKCLVEALRVGAFQKLLLLLQVGCRDATKEKTTELLKMLNKHKGVGECVDAMDFRGINRLS from the coding sequence ATGGCACTGCTGGCGCGGAGGGCGGCTAGGAGGTCAGCGGCCAGcacgaaggcggcggcgccgccggccgcagTGGCGGTGGAGCTGTCGATCCCGGCGCACTTCCGGTGCCCGATCTCGCTGGACCTGATGCGCGACCCGGTGACGGCGCCCACGGGCATCACCTACGACCGGGAGAGCATCGAGGCGTGGCTGGACAcgggccgcgccgccgtgtgCCCCGTCACGCACGCGCCGCTCCGCCACGAGGACCTCGTCCCCAACCACGCCATCCGCCGCGTCATCCAGGACTGGTGCGTCGCCAACCGCTCCCGCGGCGTCGAGCGCATCCCCACCCCcaagatccccctcacccccGTCCAGGCCTCCGAGCTCCTCTTCGACCTCGCCGAGTCCCGGGacacggccgccgccatcgccaggGTGAGGGCGCTGGCGAGGGACAGCGAGCGGAACCGCCGCTGCCTCGTGtccgtcggcgccggccgcgtGCTTGCCTCCGCGCTGGCATCACTCGCGGCGGACGGCGAGACGCCCGCGGCCGCTCTCGAGGACGTGCTGGCGGCATTGGTCTGCATGACGCCGttggacgacgaggccgccaGGATCCTGGCCACGCCGACCTCGCTGGGTTCTTTAGTCGCCATCGCCGAGAACGGGAGCCTGGCGGGGAGGCTGAACGCGGTGCTGGTGATCAAGGAGATCGTGTCGTGCATCCAGCTAACCGGGAACGTGGTCGAAGAGCTCGTGGACGCGCTGGCGAAGGTCATCAAGGCTCCCATCTGCCCGCAGGCGACCAAGGCCGCCATGGTGGCCACCTACCACCTGGCGAGCTCCTCCGAGCGCGCCGCGGCGCACGCGGCCGGGGCCGGGCTCGTGCCGGTGCTGGTCGAGTCCCTCGTGGGCGCCGACAAGAGCGCGGCCGAGAAGGCGCTGGCGGTGCTCGACGCCGTGCTCGCGTCGGAGGAAGGCCGCACCAGCGCGCGAGCGCACGCGCTCACCGTGCCGGTCCTCGTCAAGAAGATGTTCCGCGTGTCCGACCTGGCCACCGAGCTCGCCGTCTCGGCCATGTGGCGGCTCGGCAGGGGCGCCAAAGAAAgcgaggagggcgaggcgacGAAGTGCCTGGTCGAGGCGCTGCGGGTCGGCGCGTTccagaagctgctgctgctcttgcaGGTTGGCTGCAGGGACGCGACCAAGGAGAAGACCACCGAGCTGCTCAAGATGCTCAACAAGCACAAGGGCGTCGGGGAGTGCGTCGACGCCATGGACTTCAGAGGGATCAATAGGCTGTCGTGA
- the LOC100826696 gene encoding uncharacterized protein LOC100826696: MNLSEDWRFVFPVSSVFAPPSFAPSAAASRGPLLFSPAPSRTPLLSLPFPFPPPLTDASTTSGLRHALRSFVDSTSFLPSSDLDSLSEYLLAAPSTPFPAPSNLLAALRARSSGSLILFFPYGENADKVALKPVDLPLATTTTPVSLLFVQSDGFMHPGHRIQQLAAIPARSSWSPEPDHSCDEGFLLAATLYSVSWFCVKTQDSGSHMLVPVAKQGFDAAVVHACWNKHLPSQCAVLLESGELCWFDLDTRCGGKTRLGFGTDDDDCGHWLSCVYGAQPWVVIIASTKAVLLVDLRSVDSGEYKVIAKVGLPGLFETDPFVRTEHYLAFCKAGFDEFHISLVTERHLILLDVRQPLTPVLAWQHGLESPNHVTMFRLSELRPLEDYEWASNSGFAILVGSFSNGECGLFCYGPKEQGCPENSHLYAWDTPSWLSLTGQCYCSNRIMKEVFSTPASGYGNYASQHNADSIVGYYVLPNDLSMLEATSVGFTLVRLTASRKLEMQQYLAFRDLHDDTPCDESGHASRNITSSLSLNTEEENFSTRYRFLKLHFLSEHLKGKLCSALAKHDTSVNKQSGRLVISEDVSAFAEDNSKFSSRPVSDFLCNASVPMSIFEIACQSILNSLPSNILQVTFSQYKDMLSCTKEGLLEYLEVPSCPPSNKPRPFLLAKPSSTGEKLTSKVLTQNAFVGPVLPLHVLLAMELMSKGIGSLSEGETAETDLLSQQTSEILDAFVPEISIADADNCDGWSAPQKLNDKKSYFVYEPQIENKFTHDETARKKEKEKQKVGGDACFQTSAAPYKDENFMKFVCGKVVSPDSGSEQPMSDLFDFSPVRMDFDSTDINIQPAEARIYKCLKKQFLTWQNNFKPYQDFCSSHEIQKLP; this comes from the coding sequence ATGAACCTATCAGAGGACTGGCGCTTCGTCTTCCCCGTCTCCTCCGTcttcgcgccgccgtccttcgCCCCATCCGCAGCAGCCTCGCGCggccccctcctcttctcccctgCCCCGTCGCGCACCCCGCTGCTctccctccccttccccttccctccGCCCCTCACTGACGCCTCCACCACCAGTGGCCTCCGCCACGCCCTCCGCTCCTTCGTCGACtccacctccttcctcccctcctccgACCTCGACTCCCTCTCGGAATacctcctcgccgcgccgtcgaCGCCGTTCCCGGCGCCTTCCAATCTgctcgccgccctccgcgccCGCTCCTCTGGCTCTCTCATCCTCTTCTTTCCGTACGGCGAGAACGCGGACAAGGTTGCACTCAAGCCCGTGGACTTACCCCTTGCGACGACCACCACGCCCGTCTCGCTGCTCTTCGTTCAGAGTGATGGGTTCATGCACCCTGGGCACCGCATACAGCAGCTTGCTGCCATTCCTGCTCGGTCGTCCTGGTCACCGGAGCCAGATCACAGCTGTGACGAGGGCTTCCTGCTTGCTGCTACGTTGTACTCAGTCAGTTGGTTCTGCGTCAAGACTCAAGACTCAGGTTCCCACATGCTCGTGCCGGTGGCCAAGCAGGGGTTTGACGCTGCTGTCGTGCATGCGTGCTGGAACAAGCATTTGCCATCACAATGCGCCGTGCTGCTGGAGAGCGGGGAATTGTGTTGGTTTGATCTGGATACACGGTGTGGAGGCAAGACGAGACTTGGTTTTGGgaccgatgatgatgattgtGGTCACTGGCTGAGCTGTGTCTATGGGGCGCAACCGTGGGTGGTAATTATCGCAAGCACAAAGGCTGTCCTCTTGGTTGATTTGAGGTCCGTGGATAGTGGTGAATACAAGGTTATAGCAAAAGTTGGGTTGCCAGGGTTGTTTGAAACTGATCCTTTTGTCAGGACTGAGCATTATCTTGCATTCTGCAAGGCTGGATTTGATGAATTTCATATATCCCTGGTAACAGAGCGTCACTTAATTCTCCTTGATGTAAGACAGCCGTTGACACCTGTATTGGCTTGGCAGCATGGGCTTGAGAGCCCAAATCATGTTACTATGTTTCGGCTATCTGAACTTAGGCCTTTGGAGGATTATGAATGGGCTTCAAATTCAGGTTTTGCCATTTTGGTTGGTTCATTCTCGAACGGGGAGTGCGGCTTGTTCTGTTATGGGCCTAAGGAGCAAGGTTGTCCAGAAAATTCTCATCTATATGCTTGGGATACTCCTTCGTGGCTTTCTCTGACAGGTCAGTGTTACTGCAGCAATAGAATCATGAAAGAGGTATTCTCAACGCCTGCTTCAGGATATGGCAACTATGCTTCCCAGCACAATGCGGACTCCATTGTTGGCTACTATGTGCTTCCAAATGACCTCTCGATGTTGGAGGCAACGTCTGTCGGATTTACTTTGGTCCGGCTGACAGCATCCAGAAAGCTAGAAATGCAACAGTATCTTGCATTCAGAGATTTGCATGATGACACCCCATGTGATGAATCAGGACATGCATCCAGAAATATTACTTCATCCCTTTCTCTTAACACTGAGGAAGAAAATTTCTCAACAAGATATAGATTCCTGAAGCTGCATTTCCTATCTGAACATCTAAAGGGCAAGCTGTGCAGTGCATTGGCGAAGCATGATACTAGTGTTAACAAACAGAGTGGGCGATTAGTCATTAGTGAAGATGTATCAGCATTTGCAGAGGATAACTCTAAATTCAGTTCGCGACCAGTTTCAGATTTTCTATGTAATGCTAGTGTCCCCATGAGCATTTTCGAAATTGCATGTCAAAGCATATTGAACAGCCTACCTTCAAATATCCTTCAGGTCACCTTTTCTCAATACAAGGACATGCTATCATGTACGAAAGAAGGCTTGTTAGAATATTTAGAAGTTCCTAGCTGCCCGCCAAGTAATAAACCTCGACCTTTCCTGTTAGCAAAACCATCAAGCACAGGTGAGAAGCTGACTAGCAAAGTGTTAACTCAAAATGCTTTTGTTGGACCGGTGCTCCCTTTACATGTCCTACTTGCAATGGAACTGATGAGCAAGGGCATAGGCAGCCTCTCAGAAGGAGAAACTGCAGAAACTGACTTGTTAAGCCAACAAACTAGTGAAATTCTTGATGCCTTTGTTCCTGAAATATCCATTGCTGATGCAGACAACTGTGATGGATGGTCAGCTCCACAAAAGTTGAATGACAAGAAATCATATTTTGTTTACGAGCCTCAGATTGAAAATAAATTCACTCATGATGAAACTGctagaaagaaggaaaaagaaaagcaaaaggtAGGGGGTGATGCATGTTTTCAAACGTCTGCAGCACCATACAAAGATGAAAACTTCATGAAATTTGTTTGTGGAAAAGTTGTGAGTCCTGATTCTGGATCTGAACAACCCATGTCTGATTTGTTTGATTTCAGCCCAGTGAGGATGGATTTTGATTCCACAGACATAAACATTCAGCCTGCCGAGGCAAGAATATACAAATGCTTGAAGAAGCAGTTTTTGACATGGCAAAACAATTTCAAGCCATACCAAGATTTCTGTAGCTCCCATGAAATACAAAAGCTGCCATAA